TCTGATTTTATCAGGGAGGCTCATTTTCCCCGTAGCCTCTGGGAGTCGGCTTCCTAACTGTTGTGCTGAGTTGTTCAGAACCTGGGTAAAGCCAGCACTTTCTCAAACCACAGCCATGCAGAGGCTGGGAGGTGCTGTTTCTCTTCGTGACCGTCTCTTCCCCCTTCAGGTGACGATTGTTTGTGAGAAGACCACGGGCACAGCTGTGCTGCCCCGCCCTGTCCGGcagcccccctcccagcctcaTGCATGGGAGCCTGTCACCTGTGTGTCATCACCACCCAGTCATTGAATAAGTGGAGATGAATTTTCCACATTCCCATGTTTCTTGTCCCTCATGGTAACAGTTACAAAATTTCAACAGGAAAAACTAGCTTTTTAAAGGGATAGTGTTCTGCAAATCATCAGGCAAGGATTTTATCAGTGGTGATTATCCCATCTTCCCCTGAATCTTCCTCAGCTTACTGGAAAACTCCATTACTAAAAAGCACGTTTGTCTCTTCCTCCCTTGTATTTACCAGGTTTGATGACCTCCTTTTGCGATGCCGGGAACTCGAAACCTGGACCCACGACCTTGCCCTCCCGGCTGTGGTGTGGCTGGCTGGCTTCTTCAGCCCTCAGTCCTTCTTAACTGGTAAGGCCCCTCTTGCCCTGCTCCCCAGTGCTCACGCAGGGGCCGGTACAGCGGAGGAGAGGGAGTAAAATTCCAAGCAGAACGGCCACGTGAGGTGGGATGTAGTTCACTCTAGTAAACATTTCTGTCAAGGGCCACGTGGTCTCCATCCCAACGGCTCCACTCTGCGACAACAGAGCAAAACCAGACATGTAGCCCCTGGGCCTGGCTTTTCCCCAAGAGCAGGGAGGGTGTCCTGCAGCCCTGTGCTGGCCGTCCGTCTCGTGCAGCCACGCGCCCCCCATGGGACACAAGCATGCCACGGGTCTGTGGCCAGCTCTACCACTGGCTCCTGCGAACCTTCCTCTTCGTCTCGTCTCCCACAGCAATCATGCAGACCATGGCCCGAAAAAACGGGTGGCCACTGGATAAAATGTGCCTGACTGTTGATGTCACAAAAAAAACGAAGGAAGATTACGGCCATCCTCCACGGGAAGGTGCCTATCTCCACGGGCTCGTCATGGAAGGTAGGATACACCGCAAGGAGCACTGTACGGTTAGGACGTGAAGGGCCTTTCTTCACTCCTCAGCATTCACTTGTATCTAGTGTGTCCTTACCTCGTTTCCCAGCTGCACAAAATTGTATACCAGGTTCTGTGTTCAAGGTCAGCCAAATTTTAAGGCAGTTAGGGTGATGGCTGTCACTTCATTCAGTGTAAGCCTTTAATTACCCTGTGGTCGTAACACTGGACATAGATGCAGATTTAAATCAAAATCTTAATTTAGAAAAAGCAACTTGGCTGCTACTTTACTACAAGACTTCTTTAAGATGCCAGTGCAATCTCCAAAGTGGGGTTAGGAAGGAATGTGCCATATTAGACTTcttatattcactttttttttaagggaggacAAACTCATTGGCTTTATTGTGCCTGGATTCCCACAGAATCTGTTTTCATCCAAGTGTTATTagaccttttgaattttaaagtagtttttttcAAAGGAAAGCTGAGGTGTGGAGCGGGAGCTCTGCCTCCAGGGGGTACGTGGCAGCTGGGGAGCAGCTAAGACCCACCCACCGCAGTAAGAAAGCCCCCGACAAGCAGTAACGTGCCAAAACCAAACATTTATTGCCTCCAACGACCAGAGGAGCGGTACCAACATGCCACACTATTGCAAGCCCTGTGTTTTTGCTGTAGGTGCCAGGTGGGACACACAGTCAGGAACCATTGCGGAAGCCTGCCTCAGGGAGGTCACGTCGGTGATGCCAGTCATCTTCGCCAGAGCCATCCCCACGGACAGACAAGAAACCAAACACACGTACGAATGCCCCGTGTATAAAACCAAAATGAGGGGCTCTAACTACGTGTGGACCTTCCGGCTGAAGAGCCAAGACCAGACGGCCAAGTGGGTCCTGGCAGGTGTGGCTCTGCTGCTCGAAGCATGAAAATGGGACGCAGCCAGGACAACACAGTAAGGCTTTCCACTGGTGGCCGTGCACACTTTTATTCTACTGAGACCTATAAAACCTCCTCCCACTTAGGTAACTTTCAAGTAACTTACATGTGCCTTAATGTAAAAAAGTCTCCCCATCATCAGTGAAGGGGGATTTTTAGCTCttgcagacattaaaaaaaaaacctttttaaattaaaaattagccCTGACATTCTTAAATTCCAGCAGCCACTGACCTCGGGCAGCAGCTGAATCCTGAATGAAGGGCAGCCGCTCCTGCCAGCCAGCAGTGCTCCACGGCCTCCAGTGTCGTTAATGTGAGTCAACTTTCTGTTcattcaagtttaaaaaaaaaaataaaactctagtACTCTCAAGATCTACGATTAATTGCACTTTGTAATTTAGGGGAACAGTCTTGAACAAATTCCAATGATCCAGAGAAGGGTTAACTATGTGGTCCCAGACTAGAGGTAAAGAAAGATCAAGGCCACATAACAGTGTCAAAGGCAAGAGCTGCTTATACAAGGTTTTCTCTGGAATCTTACCTGGGACTTCTTTTAACTCCACCCCACTTAAACTGCTTTTTTCATCGCATGGAGATGCTTTTAAACAATTCAATAGGGGCCTACGGATACAGGTATAGAGAGATTCCTCTACTATGCCGTCTTCCTGAGAAATCTGTTTATAAACAAAAAAGTATTTCGGTCTACAAAGAATTTCtgtataaaaacacaactgtAAGAAATCTTAGGCACAAGTGGCATGGCAGGTCCGGCTGGCGTGCTCTACGGGGAGCTGGCTGGGTCTTCTCTTAATTGTCTTCCACCAGCTGCTTCTGTAAACTGAAAGAAAGACGGGAGGCATCAGTGTGCGGGGGACAGAGGCAAAGAGCTGCATTCTAGGCTCAACCTCCACCTGGAGTACTGAGCCCGACCCCGGATCTTCTGATGCAAGTGATGCAAGGTCGGTCCTGCCTCGTCCCACTTCAGTGAGAGGAGACCCTGCAGCCACGTGCCTCACTCCAAAACTCCGCTCTGGAGTTCAATGCTGTTTACTCGGCCCCAGAAGGTGGTGAGCACAGCGTCCTAAGAGCACTCCGCCCACCCCTCTCTGCTGGGCCTGCACAGTCTCTGCCGCTTCCCCTCTGTTTTCCACAACGAGGGGGGAGACTGGCAGTGCCAAGCTGAAAATTCTAGCGCAGGAGGGAACGTCCTAACAGGGAAAACAACAGTCCGGAGCCGCTCCCGGGGAGCAGACAGGAAATGGATGGCACTCAGGAGGGTCTGTAAGAAAGACTCACCTCTCCAGGTATTCCTTAACGTTGTTATAGCCGTAGAACTTGGCCAGGTGAATGAGGATCCCGGTGGCGCAGCGGCCATCGCGCTTCCGGCAGTAACTGCAGTTGCAGATCCCGCGGCAGGGGGGGCACACCCAGTCCTGGAAAAGCAATGTCCCCCGTGACCTTGCGCTCTGGCCCGGCTCACGCGGCCCCTCCTCCAACCCCGGGTCCCGTGTTCCTTCTAGGAGATGCACAGGGTGACCCAACGTGCCTCCTTCCTTCACAGGTTTCAAAGGCCCAGACAGGTTAACCAGCCCAGGGCCTCACATGTGCAACTTGATTAATCATAGTGCAGACTTTCAGGAGCACAAAAGAGCAGTGAGGCCCAGGTGTGACTTCTAGCTCTTCCACTTTCTAAACCACTTAACCTGAAGGGTGGTTTATATTCGTCTGCAAACGGGGGGGCAGTACGTATTTAGGCCATACACAGGGCAGGGTTTAACTAAGAGCATAGTCTCTGGAGCCTGACTGCCCAGGTTCAAGGGCATGTATACTAATCGTACtgttattttatagagagaaccCAGGAACAGGGAGGGTATATACCTACTTTTTAGGCTAAATGAATTAATTAGTAATACCTGAAACAAAATCAACTGCctgaacagagaaaaaaaccttAGATCAGGGCCAGGCATGCAGAAAGCCCCCTCCACGGTGACATCCCTGCCCCCGGGCCTTGCCTGAGCTAAACCACGCTGCTGGAAGAAAGGCACACAGGCCCACCTTACAAACCAGAACTGTAAGAAAGTGTGGCTCTGACCCTAGAAAACGCCCtcatctcttcccttctcctggtCAGCTTGCTCTCCTCTTTCCAGAGGAAGCcttatttttcattccctttaGAGTGCTGTGGGGTAGATAGAGCTCTACAGGTCCCCAATAAAGGGCCCAGGGAGCCCCATCTTCAACCTGCTTCCCTCTGCCAGTACAATTCATGACAAAGGTGAACACCGTTCCTACCGGGTCCAGCAGCGCGGATCTCACATCCTCCCCGTAACGATTCCGCAGGCACGGCCCGCAGAACTGTCCTCGCACCCCTCCGCAGCTCTGGTTCCGACACACGGTCTTGGTGTCGATGGTCTTCTGCCTACACTGGTGGCAAGTGTTGCCCTGAGGGAGGAAGGCGGTGAGTGGGTGAAGACGGGAAGTGGAGGGTGGCACGCACGAGGCCACGTGCTGCCGTGTACGTGCGTTGGGCTCGAAGCAGCACGGCCTCTCTCCTGGAGAGGAGCACCCTCTGGGGGCCTGTAAGCACTTTTAATTCTGgggacagagcaaggagcctggaaGGAATGACATGCccgcagaggaggagaggggcccAAGCGGCCGTGAGCCCCAGGCAGCAGCACCTGGCTCTGGCCTAGCTTCCACCGATCCTGGCGCTTTTCAGGATACAACTTTCAGGTGTTAAAATACTTAAGTAACTTATCTAAAACATGGCGCATAACACTACAAAGTCTCCCTCCAAACCactgtttaataaaaaaatactttaaccCATTTCTTACCGACCAAAGATATTCTGTCGAACTTTAGTTCCTCTATGTGAATCcaaaagcacacacaaaaaaaccccacagtatgttttttcaatgtttaaaacataaacaccctataaatacttaaaatgtaacTATTATAAATATCCTTTCCCAAACCATACCCCTGCCTTCCCGCAGATCACCTGCATCCCCTGGAAAGAGCTTTCCTGAGAATTCCGCACTCTGCCAACTTCCCCTTCCCGGTCACAGCCAACCCTCCCAGTCAGAGGGGAGAAGGCCTGAGGGCGTAAGCCCACCCAGCCACAGTTTAAATACAATGCAGGATTTCAAACACCAGTGCCCTGGACTCTCCATTAGAATCACAATCATGCAAATGATTCATTATACATAATTTACCAGAACTTTATCATAGATTTTATCTCGAACAGTTATGGCAACATTTTCTAAGTCCTCTTCAGTGATATCCTCCACTGGCCGAAAAGAAGATCTTCGGTGACGCCGTCTGTACCCCTGGCATTTCCCCTGCAAAATGAGCCAACGCAGAACCCAGCATAAGCTGTTTTGACTGGTTacaaaacacatataaaaatttcacaatctcggggcgcctgggtggctcaggcggttaagcgtctgccttcagctcaggtcatgatcccagggtcctgggactgagtcacacatcaggctccctgctcagaggagaacctgattctccttctgcctctttgcccctccccctgctcatgctcgctcactctcaataaataaaatcttaacaaaaaaatccTCTCACACTCTCAGAGCTCTAGCACCAGTAATGTTAACTACGTCCCTCTTCTATTTCCCGGGAATCAATCATTTAAGGAGCTCCTGCCCCTGCCAACCGCCCTCATGGCAAGGTGACAGGACAGTAAATGCATAGCTCAGGTTTTCCCTGACCAATGAACAGCCGCTGTAAACTCCGTGAGGACAGGGAAGTAAACCACAGTGAACGGCCACAGTTGCCAATGGGAAGGACCTACTCTCTCACTCCAGACTTTGCAAGCACTTAAAATGCCCCATTCCTAAAACCGAAAGGCAAGGAAGAATCCCTGCCCTTTCCCACAAGCAAAAACCACAAGGCCGACTGGCGCCAAGGACAGGCCTTTGTTGCCTCCCCTAGAGACGGAGCTGGGTCCTATCGCTGAGCAGCTCCTCTAGGGAAAGGGCTCCCCCCAGCCTACAGTTTAGATGGGGCGGGGGTCCTTCCCAGAGCGTGGTCCTGGGAACGCCAGCAGCACCGGGAACTGGCAGAAATGCCAGCGCTCAGCTGCACACCCAGCGGGTCAGAACCTCCGCACTGGCTTAGAGCGAGAATCATCGTTCACTGAGCTCAGAAAATACCCCACTAACTGTCTTCCTTCTCCTGAAACCGTAAAACTCTTCTGCGAACTTGGCAGCTGAGACGGTGAAGTTCTCCAGGGCAAACTTCTCGGGAGGCCGTGCGCTCCGGGTCGGGTTCGTGCGCCGTGTGACCTGTCCCTCTGAGAAAGCCCGCCTCGCCGTTCTCTTCTTCTGAAAGCAAGAGCACAGACGCATGCAACCGGGTGCTTCCTCGAATAAAAGCCACCCGGCAGCAGACTGTGCGTCGGCACTGGAATCAGGAATTAGAAAGGAGTCCTACTTACGGAAGCGGAGTTCGGAGTTCGTACTGGGAAGAAATCCGGCATGGAGTCGAGTTCTGCCAGTAACTGAGCGAGCTGAGGTTCAGAACCAAAGAGAGGGTCTCACGTCAATATTGCCGCGTCTCGTTCACCTAACACCTTACCCACGATCCTCAGTTTTGCCAACGTAAGAAACCGGACTCAGGTAATTCCCGTACGATCTCAACAGCTGCTCTGGTTTGAGCCTCACAGGTAAAGGGTTTTAGCTCCAGAGGTGAGATACTGGGATCATCACGCATAGGAATCAAATCTACGCCCGCTCTTTCTATATAAACATCATCCTGTCACCGATGAACGGGTCCCTGGAATGACAGGGCCGGCTGCAGGAGGTGGGACTCCTGACGGGGCCACTGACGAGCAGCGTGGCCTGGCAACAGGTCATTGTGCACACCTAAGTCAAGTCTCGTCCTGTTCAAAACAAGAGGCTCGACCCGATTGTTCTGACAGTTACTTAGAGCTCCAAAAAAACTCCTGAAGTTGATttctcattaataaaaataatttatgaaaatattcccaaataaacACCTAAGAACCCTAAATAACAGGCATTAATATTCCAAtcaggatttttaattttagatttatataaatgtataggtgtcactaccaaaaaaaatcagttattttaaaaatgcagatacaGTGCTAAAAATTTCCCTTAACTAATAAGCGCAAATATGTCTTAGGATAAGTTTCAAAAGTAggctctttgttttcttattagaCATCTAAGACTGCATATACagtattatgctttttaaaaagaaaatactaaaaatacaccaaaatgctGAAAGTGACTGAATGGTAGAATTCTATTAATTCTGTGTATATACAAAATTATGAAGCAAACAAGTTACTGACTGAATACAGAAAAACCAAATAGACATAACAGATTTCCCCTTGTGTCATCATTCATTCCAGGGAAGAGACGTCAACGTGATTCAAAACTGTTCAGTTTGTCTTAATACTGAGGTGAGGTCTCCTGCATTCTCTCATATGAGGTCTAGAAGGCCCAGTGGGTCATCAAAGGATTTCTCGTTGCAAGCCGTCCGCCCAGCCTGCACACTGCGACCCTTACGTGGGCTTCTCGACCCCCTCTGCACACCTGGCTCCTTTCTGCTGGGAAGCAGCCAGCTGTGGAGCCCTCCCCTCTCCACTACCACTACCTGTTCAGAACCTAACTTCATAACAGAGTAAGCAGCAGGAGGTCACG
The sequence above is a segment of the Ursus arctos isolate Adak ecotype North America unplaced genomic scaffold, UrsArc2.0 scaffold_3, whole genome shotgun sequence genome. Coding sequences within it:
- the CDCA7L gene encoding cell division cycle-associated 7-like protein isoform X2 codes for the protein MELASRSQIPKEVADIFNAPSDDEEFVGFQDDVPMETLSSEESCDSFDSLESGKQDVCFHSKYFTEELRRIFIEDTDSETEEFEGFTQNDLNGNSSPEVMLVESDLSDAGKASSVSEEEEEDEGEKATPRRSRPRRSSIGLRVAFQFPTKKLAKKSDDHSSEPLFSSTRLQDSKKAILGRKRSCRQGKEREDSVSESEDDSRGEGQEGSDALLKRTMNIKENKAMLAQLLAELDSMPDFFPVRTPNSASKKRTARRAFSEGQVTRRTNPTRSARPPEKFALENFTVSAAKFAEEFYGFRRRKTVSGGKCQGYRRRHRRSSFRPVEDITEEDLENVAITVRDKIYDKVLGNTCHQCRQKTIDTKTVCRNQSCGGVRGQFCGPCLRNRYGEDVRSALLDPDWVCPPCRGICNCSYCRKRDGRCATGILIHLAKFYGYNNVKEYLESLQKQLVEDN
- the CDCA7L gene encoding cell division cycle-associated 7-like protein isoform X4, with product MELASRSQIPKEVADIFNAPSDDEEFVGFQDDVPMETLSSEESCDSFDSLESGKQDVCFHSKYFTEELRRIFIEDTDSETEEFEGFTQNDLNGNSSPEVMLVESDLSDAGKASSVSEEEEEDEGEKATPRRSRPRRSSIGLRVAFQFPTKKLAKKSDDHSSEPLFSSTRLQDSKKAILGRKRSCRQGKEREDSVSESEDDSRGEGQEGSDALLKRTMNIKENKAMLAQLLAELDSMPDFFPVRTPNSASKRTARRAFSEGQVTRRTNPTRSARPPEKFALENFTVSAAKFAEEFYGFRRRKTVSGGKCQGYRRRHRRSSFRPVEDITEEDLENVAITVRDKIYDKVLGNTCHQCRQKTIDTKTVCRNQSCGGVRGQFCGPCLRNRYGEDVRSALLDPDWVCPPCRGICNCSYCRKRDGRCATGILIHLAKFYGYNNVKEYLESLQKQLVEDN
- the CDCA7L gene encoding cell division cycle-associated 7-like protein isoform X7 — encoded protein: MELASRSQQDVCFHSKYFTEELRRIFIEDTDSETEEFEGFTQNDLNGNSSPEVMLVESDLSDAGKASSVSEEEEEDEGEKATPRRSRPRRSSIGLRVAFQFPTKKLAKKSDDHSSEPLFSSTRLQDSKKAILGRKRSCRQGKEREDSVSESEDDSRGEGQEGSDALLKRTMNIKENKAMLAQLLAELDSMPDFFPVRTPNSASKKRTARRAFSEGQVTRRTNPTRSARPPEKFALENFTVSAAKFAEEFYGFRRRKTVSGGKCQGYRRRHRRSSFRPVEDITEEDLENVAITVRDKIYDKVLGNTCHQCRQKTIDTKTVCRNQSCGGVRGQFCGPCLRNRYGEDVRSALLDPDWVCPPCRGICNCSYCRKRDGRCATGILIHLAKFYGYNNVKEYLESLQKQLVEDN
- the CDCA7L gene encoding cell division cycle-associated 7-like protein isoform X6; amino-acid sequence: MELASRSQIPKEVADIFNAPSDDEEFVGFQDDVPMETLSSEESCDSFDSLESGKQQDVCFHSKYFTEELRRIFIEDTDSETEEFEGFTQNDLNGNSSPEVMLVESDLSDAGKASSVSEEEEEDEGEKATPRRSRPRRSSIGLRVAFQFPTKKLAKKSDDHSSEPLFSSTRLQDSKKAILGRKRSCRQGKEREDSVSESEDDSRGEGQEGSDALLKRTMNIKENKAMLAQLLAELDSMPDFFPVRTPNSASKRTARRAFSEGQVTRRTNPTRSARPPEKFALENFTVSAAKFAEEFYGFRRRKTGKCQGYRRRHRRSSFRPVEDITEEDLENVAITVRDKIYDKVLGNTCHQCRQKTIDTKTVCRNQSCGGVRGQFCGPCLRNRYGEDVRSALLDPDWVCPPCRGICNCSYCRKRDGRCATGILIHLAKFYGYNNVKEYLESLQKQLVEDN
- the CDCA7L gene encoding cell division cycle-associated 7-like protein isoform X11, whose translation is MELASRSQQDVCFHSKYFTEELRRIFIEDTDSETEEFEGFTQNDLNGNSSPEVMLVESDLSDAGKASSVSEEEEEDEGEKATPRRSRPRRSSIGLRVAFQFPTKKLAKKSDDHSSEPLFSSTRLQDSKKAILGRKRSCRQGKEREDSVSESEDDSRGEGQEGSDALLKRTMNIKENKAMLAQLLAELDSMPDFFPVRTPNSASKRTARRAFSEGQVTRRTNPTRSARPPEKFALENFTVSAAKFAEEFYGFRRRKTGKCQGYRRRHRRSSFRPVEDITEEDLENVAITVRDKIYDKVLGNTCHQCRQKTIDTKTVCRNQSCGGVRGQFCGPCLRNRYGEDVRSALLDPDWVCPPCRGICNCSYCRKRDGRCATGILIHLAKFYGYNNVKEYLESLQKQLVEDN
- the CDCA7L gene encoding cell division cycle-associated 7-like protein isoform X1, whose product is MELASRSQIPKEVADIFNAPSDDEEFVGFQDDVPMETLSSEESCDSFDSLESGKQQDVCFHSKYFTEELRRIFIEDTDSETEEFEGFTQNDLNGNSSPEVMLVESDLSDAGKASSVSEEEEEDEGEKATPRRSRPRRSSIGLRVAFQFPTKKLAKKSDDHSSEPLFSSTRLQDSKKAILGRKRSCRQGKEREDSVSESEDDSRGEGQEGSDALLKRTMNIKENKAMLAQLLAELDSMPDFFPVRTPNSASKKRTARRAFSEGQVTRRTNPTRSARPPEKFALENFTVSAAKFAEEFYGFRRRKTVSGGKCQGYRRRHRRSSFRPVEDITEEDLENVAITVRDKIYDKVLGNTCHQCRQKTIDTKTVCRNQSCGGVRGQFCGPCLRNRYGEDVRSALLDPDWVCPPCRGICNCSYCRKRDGRCATGILIHLAKFYGYNNVKEYLESLQKQLVEDN
- the CDCA7L gene encoding cell division cycle-associated 7-like protein isoform X8 is translated as MELASRSQDVCFHSKYFTEELRRIFIEDTDSETEEFEGFTQNDLNGNSSPEVMLVESDLSDAGKASSVSEEEEEDEGEKATPRRSRPRRSSIGLRVAFQFPTKKLAKKSDDHSSEPLFSSTRLQDSKKAILGRKRSCRQGKEREDSVSESEDDSRGEGQEGSDALLKRTMNIKENKAMLAQLLAELDSMPDFFPVRTPNSASKKRTARRAFSEGQVTRRTNPTRSARPPEKFALENFTVSAAKFAEEFYGFRRRKTVSGGKCQGYRRRHRRSSFRPVEDITEEDLENVAITVRDKIYDKVLGNTCHQCRQKTIDTKTVCRNQSCGGVRGQFCGPCLRNRYGEDVRSALLDPDWVCPPCRGICNCSYCRKRDGRCATGILIHLAKFYGYNNVKEYLESLQKQLVEDN
- the CDCA7L gene encoding cell division cycle-associated 7-like protein isoform X5, whose product is MELASRSQIPKEVADIFNAPSDDEEFVGFQDDVPMETLSSEESCDSFDSLESGKQQDVCFHSKYFTEELRRIFIEDTDSETEEFEGFTQNDLNGNSSPEVMLVESDLSDAGKASSVSEEEEEDEGEKATPRRSRPRRSSIGLRVAFQFPTKKLAKKSDDHSSEPLFSSTRLQDSKKAILGRKRSCRQGKEREDSVSESEDDSRGEGQEGSDALLKRTMNIKENKAMLAQLLAELDSMPDFFPVRTPNSASKKRTARRAFSEGQVTRRTNPTRSARPPEKFALENFTVSAAKFAEEFYGFRRRKTGKCQGYRRRHRRSSFRPVEDITEEDLENVAITVRDKIYDKVLGNTCHQCRQKTIDTKTVCRNQSCGGVRGQFCGPCLRNRYGEDVRSALLDPDWVCPPCRGICNCSYCRKRDGRCATGILIHLAKFYGYNNVKEYLESLQKQLVEDN
- the CDCA7L gene encoding cell division cycle-associated 7-like protein isoform X9, which produces MELASRSQQDVCFHSKYFTEELRRIFIEDTDSETEEFEGFTQNDLNGNSSPEVMLVESDLSDAGKASSVSEEEEEDEGEKATPRRSRPRRSSIGLRVAFQFPTKKLAKKSDDHSSEPLFSSTRLQDSKKAILGRKRSCRQGKEREDSVSESEDDSRGEGQEGSDALLKRTMNIKENKAMLAQLLAELDSMPDFFPVRTPNSASKRTARRAFSEGQVTRRTNPTRSARPPEKFALENFTVSAAKFAEEFYGFRRRKTVSGGKCQGYRRRHRRSSFRPVEDITEEDLENVAITVRDKIYDKVLGNTCHQCRQKTIDTKTVCRNQSCGGVRGQFCGPCLRNRYGEDVRSALLDPDWVCPPCRGICNCSYCRKRDGRCATGILIHLAKFYGYNNVKEYLESLQKQLVEDN
- the CDCA7L gene encoding cell division cycle-associated 7-like protein isoform X3; the protein is MELASRSQIPKEVADIFNAPSDDEEFVGFQDDVPMETLSSEESCDSFDSLESGKQQDVCFHSKYFTEELRRIFIEDTDSETEEFEGFTQNDLNGNSSPEVMLVESDLSDAGKASSVSEEEEEDEGEKATPRRSRPRRSSIGLRVAFQFPTKKLAKKSDDHSSEPLFSSTRLQDSKKAILGRKRSCRQGKEREDSVSESEDDSRGEGQEGSDALLKRTMNIKENKAMLAQLLAELDSMPDFFPVRTPNSASKRTARRAFSEGQVTRRTNPTRSARPPEKFALENFTVSAAKFAEEFYGFRRRKTVSGGKCQGYRRRHRRSSFRPVEDITEEDLENVAITVRDKIYDKVLGNTCHQCRQKTIDTKTVCRNQSCGGVRGQFCGPCLRNRYGEDVRSALLDPDWVCPPCRGICNCSYCRKRDGRCATGILIHLAKFYGYNNVKEYLESLQKQLVEDN
- the CDCA7L gene encoding cell division cycle-associated 7-like protein isoform X10, with translation MELASRSQDVCFHSKYFTEELRRIFIEDTDSETEEFEGFTQNDLNGNSSPEVMLVESDLSDAGKASSVSEEEEEDEGEKATPRRSRPRRSSIGLRVAFQFPTKKLAKKSDDHSSEPLFSSTRLQDSKKAILGRKRSCRQGKEREDSVSESEDDSRGEGQEGSDALLKRTMNIKENKAMLAQLLAELDSMPDFFPVRTPNSASKRTARRAFSEGQVTRRTNPTRSARPPEKFALENFTVSAAKFAEEFYGFRRRKTVSGGKCQGYRRRHRRSSFRPVEDITEEDLENVAITVRDKIYDKVLGNTCHQCRQKTIDTKTVCRNQSCGGVRGQFCGPCLRNRYGEDVRSALLDPDWVCPPCRGICNCSYCRKRDGRCATGILIHLAKFYGYNNVKEYLESLQKQLVEDN